In one window of Lynx canadensis isolate LIC74 chromosome B3, mLynCan4.pri.v2, whole genome shotgun sequence DNA:
- the MRPL46 gene encoding 39S ribosomal protein L46, mitochondrial, producing the protein MAAPVRRTLLEAAKGWRRFEGHWAGSLGSRSLAPAAAPLSSGSPWRLVGALCLQRPPLVSKPLTPLQEEMAALLQQIEVERSMYSDHELRALDEAQRLAKRKADLYDEEEDGQNVLLVQDLEDVWEQKFLQFKPGARITEADEKNDRTSLHRKLDRNLVLLVKEKLGDKDVWILPQAEWQPGETLRGTAERTLATLSEKKVEAKFLGNAPCGHYKFKFPQAMRTESSLGARVFFFKALLLTRGDFSQAWKKGQHVWVCKEELGDYLKPKYLAQVRRFLLDL; encoded by the exons ATGGCGGCGCCCGTAAGGCGGACTCTGTTAGAGGCGGCGAAGGGCTGGCGGCGGTTCGAGGGGCACTGGGCCGGTAGCCTTGGCTCCCGCAGCCTGGCCCCTGCGGCCGCACCCTTGAGCAGCGGGTCTCCATGGCGCTTGGTGGGCGCGTTGTGCCTGCAGCGGCCACCGTTGGTCTCGAAGCCGCTGACCCCATTGCAGGAAGAGATGGCGGCTCTACTACAGCAG ATTGAGGTAGAGAGAAGTATGTATTCAGACCATGAGCTTCGTGCTTTGGATGAAGCCCAGCGACTGGCAAAGAGGAAAGCTGACTTGTATGATGAAGAAGAAGACGGACAGAATGTACTGTTGGTGCAGGATTTGGAAGATGTATGGGAGCAGAAATTCCTACAGTTCAAACCTGGAGCTCGCATAACAG AAGCTGATGAAAAGAACGACAGAACCTCGCTGCACCGGAAGCTAGACAGGAATCTTGTTCTATTGGTCAAAGAGAAGCTTGGAGACAAGGATGTGTGGATACTTCCCCAGGCCGAGTGGCAGCCTGGGGAGACCCTCCGAGGAACAGCTGAGCGAACCCTGGCCACACTGTCAG aaaaaaaagtggaagccAAGTTCCTGGGAAACGCCCCCTGTGGCCACTACAAGTTCAAGTTCCCTCAGGCAATGCGGACAGAGAGTAGCCTCGGGGCCAGAGTATTCTTCTTCAAAGCACTGCTCCTAACCAGAGGAGACTTCTCCCAGGCCTGGAAGAAGGGCCAGCATGTCTGGGTCTGTAAGGAAGAGCTGGGCGACTATTTGAAACCGAAGTACCTGGCCCAGGTTAGGAGATTTCTCTTGGACCTCTGA